Within the Gammaproteobacteria bacterium genome, the region CCGGTTAGTGTCCCTGACAGCGACCAACGCCAACGATCCCTATTATGGCAACGCATGGCATCTATCGAAGATCCAGGCCCCCACTGCATGGGATACCTCGCGCGGCACAGGCATCACCGTGGCCATCCTCGACACTGGCGTTGATCCAAACCATCCGGATCTGGCTGGGCAAATGGTGCCAGGCTGGAATATGTACGACAACAACAGCGACACCTCGGATGTCTACGGCCATGGCACGCAGGTCGCCGGCGTGGTGGCAGCCGCCAGCAATAACGCCACAGGTGTCACATCCATTGCCTGGCAGACCAAGATCATGCCGGTGCGCATCAGCCAGCCGGACGGCTACGCCACTTATAGCACTATCGCCAGTGGCCTCACATGGGCAGCGGACAACGGCGCACGCGTTGCCAACATCAGTTATGGCGTATCCGGCAGTGCAGCCATACAAAGTGCAGCCCAATACATGAGAAACAAAGGAGGTGTCGTGGTGGTTGCTGGCGGCAACAGCGGCGTTTATGACGCCACCGCGCCAAATGCGGCCATGCTCTCCGTGGCCGCCACTGACAGCAGCGACACTCACACTAGCTGGTCAACCTATGGAGAATTCATTGATATTTCGGCCCCCGGCGCGGGTATCTGGACCACAGCAAGAGGCGGTGGCTACTCGGCGCCCTCCGGCACCTCGTTTGCCAGCCCTGCAACTGCTGGCGTGGTCGCACTCGTCATGGCCGCCAACACCGCTCTTCAGCCTTCCCAGGTGGAGAACATCATGACTTCAACCGCAGATGACCTGGGCACAGCCGGTTACGATACCTATTACGGCTATGGACGAATCAACGCCACGGCAGCAGTACTCAAGGCCACTCAAACCCAAGCGCTTGATACCCAAGCTCCCACAGCCGCCATCGCCTCACCCACTGGCGGCACCGTTTCCGGTATAGTCCCCGTGACCGTAAACGCAAGTGACAACATCGGCGTCACCCGTGTGGATCTCTTTGCCAATGGAAAATTACTGGCCAGCGACGCCACCGCGCCCTATTCATTTAGCTGGGATTCCACGCTCACCCCAAGCGGAGCAGCTAAACTGACAGCCAACGCAGTGGATGCCGCAGGCAACCAAGGCACATCCCAATCGGTCAGCGTCACCGTTGCCAATACATTGACCACAGCGGACACCTCCCCGCCGACTGTCAGCATCACTTCTCCCACTAACGGCAGCACTGTGGGCTCAGCCGTCACCATCCGGCTGGCGGCAGCCGACAATGTAGCCGTCTCCAAACTAAGCTTATACATCAATGGAGCAGTAAGGAGTGTCACCACCGGCAGCACGCTGTCCTACAGATGGAAAACGGGGCAAGCGTTAAACCGCTGGAATACTATTAGCGCAGTGGCAGAAGATGCTGCGGGGAACAAAACCACTACTTCCATACAGGTTTTAAGGTAAAGAACCGGCCACCACCCTCACTTTAAAAAACGCTGGCCATTCCTTGGGATGACCAGCGTTTTTTGCATATATCAACAATAACTTATTTAAATTCAATCTGATAACATTAAATAGCGCCAATATGTCGGGATACTTTACAGTTCACAGCCCCCTTTTTTCGCCACCATTGCAGCGCACAAAATACACAACAATATGTTTTTAATAGTTTTTTA harbors:
- a CDS encoding S8 family serine peptidase, which encodes MNSLKSRLASVATLSAMITTATLMTAAMTATATAATAPEQWVPHRILIQPRAGLSGLELDKIIKPHGGRAMRHIPRTSFQVVELPPQADEVAISRALSRHRHIKFAELDRLVSLTATNANDPYYGNAWHLSKIQAPTAWDTSRGTGITVAILDTGVDPNHPDLAGQMVPGWNMYDNNSDTSDVYGHGTQVAGVVAAASNNATGVTSIAWQTKIMPVRISQPDGYATYSTIASGLTWAADNGARVANISYGVSGSAAIQSAAQYMRNKGGVVVVAGGNSGVYDATAPNAAMLSVAATDSSDTHTSWSTYGEFIDISAPGAGIWTTARGGGYSAPSGTSFASPATAGVVALVMAANTALQPSQVENIMTSTADDLGTAGYDTYYGYGRINATAAVLKATQTQALDTQAPTAAIASPTGGTVSGIVPVTVNASDNIGVTRVDLFANGKLLASDATAPYSFSWDSTLTPSGAAKLTANAVDAAGNQGTSQSVSVTVANTLTTADTSPPTVSITSPTNGSTVGSAVTIRLAAADNVAVSKLSLYINGAVRSVTTGSTLSYRWKTGQALNRWNTISAVAEDAAGNKTTTSIQVLR